From the genome of Solidesulfovibrio carbinolicus, one region includes:
- a CDS encoding protoporphyrinogen/coproporphyrinogen oxidase — MRVKYLIIGAGPTGLGAANRLAELGENDFLVLERHPYPGGLAASFTDAAGYTWDVGGHVVFSHYKAFDKLLDELLGDEVLRHQRESWIRLAGTFVPYPFQNNIRRLPPDLVWECVEGLLAAGRDAAAGVHPDAPANFREWIDRVFGPGIARLFMVPYNFKVWAHPATAMSHRWIGERVSVVDAGRVVKNIIYGADDVAWGPNNTFSFPLRGGTGEIFRRLAARFADRLRLGEACRRVDAAEKTVLTASGDIILYDHLLTTGPLDRFVADQLEGASPAMIEAAGRLKHSGSVIHGLGFAGAPPDPRCWMYFPEADCPFYRVTNFHNYSPLNTPDPDGMIPRSRAFMTETSFSAHKPADFAGLERATVDGLVATTLLAPADVAGQNASWEMRVDYAYPIPCLERDAALAVLQPALERLGIQSRGRFGGWKYEVGNMDHSIMQGIEWAQRHVLGQPETVYAL, encoded by the coding sequence ATGCGCGTCAAATATCTGATCATCGGAGCCGGCCCCACGGGCCTTGGCGCGGCCAACCGCCTGGCCGAACTCGGCGAAAACGATTTTCTCGTCCTGGAACGCCATCCCTATCCCGGCGGCCTGGCCGCCAGCTTCACCGACGCCGCCGGCTACACCTGGGACGTGGGCGGACACGTCGTTTTCTCCCACTACAAAGCCTTCGACAAGCTCCTCGACGAACTGCTTGGCGACGAGGTCCTGCGCCACCAGCGCGAATCCTGGATTCGCCTGGCCGGAACCTTCGTTCCCTACCCCTTCCAGAACAACATCCGCCGACTGCCCCCGGACCTCGTCTGGGAATGCGTCGAAGGGCTGCTGGCCGCCGGCCGCGACGCCGCCGCCGGGGTCCACCCCGATGCGCCGGCCAACTTCCGGGAGTGGATCGACCGGGTGTTCGGCCCGGGCATCGCGCGCCTTTTTATGGTCCCCTACAATTTCAAGGTCTGGGCCCATCCGGCCACGGCCATGTCCCACCGCTGGATCGGCGAGCGCGTCTCGGTGGTGGACGCCGGACGGGTGGTCAAAAACATCATCTACGGCGCCGACGACGTGGCCTGGGGCCCCAACAACACCTTCAGCTTTCCCCTGCGCGGCGGCACGGGCGAGATCTTTCGCCGTCTGGCCGCCCGCTTTGCCGACCGGCTACGCCTGGGCGAGGCCTGCCGCCGGGTCGATGCGGCCGAAAAGACCGTGCTCACCGCCTCCGGCGACATCATCCTCTACGACCATCTGCTGACCACCGGCCCCCTGGACCGTTTCGTCGCCGACCAGCTGGAAGGGGCCAGCCCGGCCATGATCGAGGCGGCCGGACGGCTCAAGCACAGCGGCTCGGTCATCCACGGCCTGGGCTTTGCCGGCGCGCCCCCGGACCCGCGCTGCTGGATGTATTTCCCGGAAGCCGACTGCCCGTTTTATCGGGTCACCAATTTCCACAACTATTCGCCCTTAAACACCCCCGACCCCGACGGCATGATCCCGCGCAGCCGGGCGTTCATGACCGAGACCAGCTTTTCCGCCCACAAGCCGGCCGACTTCGCCGGCCTGGAGCGGGCCACCGTGGACGGCTTGGTCGCCACAACGCTTTTGGCCCCGGCCGACGTCGCCGGCCAGAACGCCTCCTGGGAAATGCGGGTGGACTACGCCTACCCCATCCCCTGCCTGGAGCGCGACGCCGCCCTGGCCGTGCTCCAGCCGGCCCTGGAGCGCCTGGGCATCCAGTCCCGGGGACGCTTCGGCGGCTGGAAATACGAGGTCGGCAACATGGACCACTCCATCATGCAGGGCATCGAGTGGGCCCAGCGGCACGTCCTGGGACAACCGGAAACCGTCTACGCGCTTTAA
- the folD gene encoding bifunctional methylenetetrahydrofolate dehydrogenase/methenyltetrahydrofolate cyclohydrolase FolD yields MLLIDGKKVAAELRQRVKNDVDALVRQHGRPPHLAVILVGEDPASQIYVRYKEKACEEVGFVSRIWRLDGGITQCALEKLITELSSSEDIDGILLQLPLPKGLDAQRCLALVDPKKDVDGFHPENVGRLSIGLPCLKPCTPYGVIKLLEYYGLSPAGKRAVVIGRSNIVGKPMAMLLSAASPFGNATVTVCHSRTPDLAAVVREADFIVPAIGKPKLITRDMVKPGAVIVDVGMNRLPDGKLCGDVDYDNLTDVASAMTPVPGGVGPMTIATLMSNTVEAYRWRRQPPDCPI; encoded by the coding sequence ATGCTGCTTATTGACGGCAAGAAAGTCGCGGCCGAATTGCGCCAGCGCGTGAAAAACGACGTGGACGCCCTGGTGCGCCAGCATGGGCGGCCGCCGCATCTGGCCGTCATCCTGGTTGGCGAGGACCCGGCTTCCCAGATTTACGTCCGCTACAAGGAAAAGGCCTGCGAGGAAGTGGGCTTCGTGTCCCGCATCTGGCGGCTCGACGGCGGCATCACCCAGTGCGCCCTGGAGAAGCTCATCACCGAGCTTTCCAGCAGCGAGGACATCGACGGCATCCTGCTCCAGCTGCCCCTGCCCAAGGGCTTGGACGCCCAGCGCTGCCTGGCCCTGGTCGATCCCAAGAAAGACGTGGACGGCTTCCATCCCGAAAACGTCGGCCGGCTGTCCATCGGGCTGCCCTGCCTCAAGCCGTGCACGCCATACGGTGTCATCAAGCTTCTGGAATATTACGGTCTTTCCCCGGCCGGCAAGCGGGCGGTGGTCATCGGGCGCAGCAACATCGTGGGCAAGCCCATGGCCATGCTGCTTTCGGCCGCTTCGCCTTTCGGCAACGCCACGGTGACGGTGTGCCATTCGCGCACGCCGGATCTGGCCGCCGTGGTGCGTGAGGCCGATTTCATCGTGCCGGCCATCGGCAAACCGAAACTCATCACCCGCGACATGGTCAAGCCCGGCGCAGTCATCGTGGACGTGGGCATGAACCGCCTGCCTGACGGCAAGCTTTGCGGCGATGTGGACTACGACAACCTCACCGACGTGGCCTCGGCCATGACGCCGGTGCCCGGCGGCGTCGGCCCCATGACCATCGCCACGCTCATGAGCAACACCGTGGAGGCCTACCGCTGGCGTCGCCAGCCCCCGGATTGCCCGATCTAG
- a CDS encoding DUF4911 domain-containing protein — MPTGSARLYVRLASANVSLLTFFLQAEDNLALPTVVDRFAAVVRLIYSPDEAGRVETFLRDFTAVCPETVVCLRP, encoded by the coding sequence GTGCCGACCGGTTCGGCCCGGCTGTATGTGCGCCTGGCCTCGGCCAACGTGTCGCTGTTGACGTTTTTTCTCCAGGCCGAGGACAATCTGGCCCTGCCCACGGTGGTGGACCGGTTCGCCGCCGTGGTGCGCCTGATCTACAGCCCGGACGAGGCCGGCCGGGTGGAAACGTTTTTGCGCGACTTCACCGCCGTCTGCCCCGAAACGGTCGTGTGTCTGCGGCCTTGA
- a CDS encoding TatD family hydrolase: MAKRKTERPDPSSLGLPRVGVDSHAHLDGAGEDRAMATPEAMGAVLDRAAAAGVAQVGHVFLGPAAHAAGRELFAGRGEVFFLLGIHPCDAAKAAPGDVAAMETAFRADAGLRAVGEIGLDYYWDAGTAEVQKALFRDQLALARQLDLPVAVHSRDAAADTLAILDDLGFAGRPLVWHCFGGDAALAAEISRRGFHLSVPGPVTYAKNTALAEAVAGCDPSRLLLETDAPYLAPEPWRGKRNEPALLAFTAVRVAGLLGLEPAELWQTTGDNARAFFRL; the protein is encoded by the coding sequence ATGGCAAAAAGGAAAACCGAGCGGCCGGACCCGTCGAGCCTGGGGCTGCCGCGGGTCGGGGTGGACAGCCATGCCCATCTCGACGGCGCGGGCGAGGATCGGGCCATGGCCACGCCCGAGGCCATGGGGGCGGTGCTCGACCGGGCGGCGGCGGCCGGAGTGGCCCAAGTCGGCCACGTGTTCCTGGGGCCGGCCGCCCACGCCGCCGGGCGGGAGCTGTTCGCCGGCCGGGGCGAGGTCTTTTTCCTGCTCGGCATCCATCCTTGCGACGCGGCCAAGGCCGCGCCCGGGGACGTGGCCGCCATGGAAACGGCCTTCCGGGCTGATGCGGGCCTGAGGGCCGTGGGCGAGATCGGCCTGGACTACTACTGGGACGCCGGCACGGCCGAAGTTCAAAAGGCGCTTTTTCGCGACCAGCTGGCCCTGGCCCGGCAGCTCGACCTGCCCGTGGCCGTTCACAGCCGCGACGCCGCCGCCGACACCCTGGCCATCCTCGACGACCTGGGCTTTGCCGGCCGGCCGCTGGTCTGGCACTGCTTCGGCGGCGACGCCGCCCTGGCCGCCGAGATATCCCGGCGCGGCTTTCATCTCTCCGTGCCCGGACCGGTGACCTACGCCAAGAACACGGCTCTGGCCGAGGCCGTGGCCGGCTGCGACCCCTCGCGGCTTTTGCTGGAAACCGACGCCCCCTATCTCGCGCCCGAGCCCTGGCGCGGCAAGCGCAACGAACCGGCCCTGCTGGCCTTCACGGCCGTGCGCGTGGCCGGGCTGCTGGGCCTGGAGCCGGCCGAGCTGTGGCAAACCACCGGCGACAACGCCCGGGCGTTTTTTCGGCTGTAG
- a CDS encoding tetratricopeptide repeat protein produces MTGKIGAERFAVAVSVRETYKMGFSGTTREGERVLYYYAEKTPEAGISIQALNGNSVPSGEVTPVSDEEFLQKFKPEPLMYYNLVKPRMEAMQAELDRGEKHLEAGRLERAEESFQKALAYDAENLRAIFGLGNAYLSGGKLDDARDIFDKIMGIELAFGPENKFLFNEFGIRMRKAGLLALAKSYYEKALAVSENDENLLFNLGRVLYELEEYDGAVEAAERCLAINPGFLIAAKLAKAARRQAATAAVGDATPGAASPLAQDA; encoded by the coding sequence ATGACGGGAAAAATCGGGGCCGAGCGTTTCGCCGTGGCCGTGTCGGTACGCGAAACCTATAAAATGGGCTTTAGCGGCACGACCCGCGAAGGCGAGCGGGTGCTTTACTATTACGCCGAAAAAACGCCCGAGGCGGGCATCAGCATCCAGGCCTTAAACGGCAACAGCGTGCCCAGCGGCGAGGTCACGCCGGTGAGCGATGAGGAATTCCTCCAGAAGTTCAAACCCGAGCCGCTCATGTACTACAATCTGGTCAAGCCGCGCATGGAAGCCATGCAGGCCGAGCTGGATCGCGGCGAGAAGCACCTGGAGGCCGGCCGGCTGGAGCGGGCCGAGGAATCCTTTCAGAAAGCCCTGGCCTACGACGCCGAGAACCTGCGCGCCATCTTCGGCCTGGGCAACGCCTATCTGTCCGGCGGCAAGCTCGACGACGCCCGCGACATCTTCGACAAGATCATGGGCATCGAGCTGGCCTTTGGCCCGGAAAACAAGTTTCTTTTCAACGAATTCGGCATCCGGATGCGCAAGGCCGGGCTGTTGGCCCTGGCCAAGTCGTATTACGAGAAAGCCCTGGCCGTCAGCGAAAACGACGAAAACCTGCTGTTTAATCTCGGCCGGGTGCTCTACGAGTTGGAGGAGTACGACGGCGCGGTGGAGGCGGCCGAGCGCTGTCTGGCCATCAATCCCGGTTTTCTCATCGCGGCCAAGCTGGCCAAGGCGGCCCGCCGCCAGGCGGCCACGGCAGCTGTCGGCGACGCTACGCCTGGGGCTGCGTCCCCGCTCGCGCAAGACGCCTGA
- a CDS encoding ABC1 kinase family protein has protein sequence MLSLASIPHFARNARRFREIAGVLARYGLAEFLAATDPAFLKDLLVSPSGASLATLKREERLRLALTELGGTAIKLGQILSTRADLVGPEVAAELSRLRADTEPDAPEAVERTIREALGAPVEELFEGFDPVPMASASIGQVHRARLPDGTAVVVKVRHAGIEERVRADLDILMGLAELAERGVVELRLYQPLAVAAEMRRTILRELDFVREERNLRHFAANFASEPGVAFPRPYPERCAREVLTMEELVGEPLSRLAGELSPEAAARRTAMAKLAADVFLEMIFRDNFFHADPHPGNLLVLPGDRLGILDCGMVGRIDERTRRAMEDALLAVAEGDAEGLTEQVMRIGRLPPGLDRAALRADIEDFVADYASQELGAFDLGGAMGDVAAIVRRHGILLPPVVAHLIKVFVVLEGASRTLSPGFSLIDVIAPYAGKIIARRLSPGALFTRARRSWRDWNALVESFPRDAAEILRRAREGRLDVHLVHRGLDATINRLVYGIVTAALFLGSCQVLASRVPPLVFDISLFGALGCAAAVLLGLRLLRAVKRSGELGPDS, from the coding sequence ATGCTGTCACTCGCCTCGATACCGCATTTCGCCAGAAACGCCCGCAGATTCCGGGAAATCGCCGGGGTGCTGGCGCGTTACGGTCTGGCCGAGTTTCTGGCCGCCACGGACCCGGCGTTTTTAAAAGACCTGCTGGTCAGCCCGTCGGGGGCCAGTCTGGCGACGCTGAAGCGTGAGGAACGGCTGCGGCTGGCCCTGACCGAGCTTGGGGGCACGGCCATCAAGCTTGGCCAGATACTCAGCACCCGGGCCGACCTCGTGGGGCCGGAGGTGGCGGCGGAACTGTCCAGGCTGCGGGCCGACACCGAACCCGATGCGCCCGAGGCGGTGGAGCGCACGATCCGCGAGGCGCTGGGCGCGCCGGTGGAAGAACTCTTCGAGGGTTTTGATCCCGTGCCCATGGCCAGCGCCTCCATCGGCCAGGTGCATCGGGCCAGGCTGCCGGACGGCACGGCGGTGGTGGTCAAGGTGCGCCATGCCGGCATCGAGGAGCGGGTACGGGCCGATCTCGACATCCTCATGGGCCTGGCCGAGCTGGCCGAGCGGGGGGTGGTGGAGCTGCGGCTCTATCAGCCCCTGGCCGTGGCCGCCGAGATGCGCCGCACCATCCTTCGCGAACTCGATTTCGTACGCGAGGAGCGCAACCTGCGCCATTTCGCGGCCAATTTCGCTTCCGAGCCGGGCGTGGCCTTTCCGCGCCCCTATCCCGAGCGCTGCGCCCGGGAAGTGCTGACCATGGAAGAACTGGTCGGGGAGCCGCTGTCGCGTCTGGCCGGGGAGCTTTCGCCCGAGGCCGCGGCCCGGCGCACGGCCATGGCGAAGCTTGCCGCCGACGTGTTCCTGGAGATGATTTTCCGCGACAACTTCTTCCATGCCGATCCACACCCCGGCAATCTGCTGGTGCTGCCCGGCGACAGGCTGGGCATCCTGGACTGCGGCATGGTCGGGCGCATCGACGAGCGCACCCGCCGGGCCATGGAGGACGCGCTGTTGGCCGTGGCCGAGGGCGACGCCGAGGGGCTCACCGAACAGGTCATGCGCATCGGGCGGCTGCCGCCGGGCCTGGACCGGGCGGCGCTTCGGGCCGACATCGAGGATTTCGTGGCCGATTACGCCAGCCAGGAGCTCGGCGCGTTCGACCTGGGCGGGGCCATGGGCGACGTGGCCGCCATCGTGCGCCGCCACGGCATCCTGCTGCCGCCGGTGGTGGCCCATCTCATCAAGGTTTTCGTGGTGCTCGAAGGCGCGTCGCGAACCCTCTCCCCGGGCTTTTCGCTTATCGACGTCATCGCGCCCTACGCCGGCAAGATCATCGCCCGCCGGCTTTCGCCCGGGGCGCTTTTCACCCGCGCCCGGCGCAGCTGGCGCGACTGGAACGCCCTGGTCGAGAGCTTCCCCCGCGACGCCGCCGAGATCCTGCGCCGCGCCCGCGAGGGCCGGCTCGACGTGCACCTCGTCCACCGGGGCCTGGACGCCACCATAAACCGCCTCGTCTACGGCATCGTCACGGCGGCGCTGTTTCTCGGCTCCTGCCAGGTGCTGGCCAGCCGGGTGCCGCCGCTGGTCTTCGACATCTCGCTCTTCGGGGCGCTGGGCTGCGCCGCCGCCGTGCTGCTGGGCCTACGGCTCCTTCGCGCCGTCAAACGCTCCGGCGAACTTGGCCCCGACTCCTGA
- a CDS encoding FUSC family protein → MISFSDIAGRLGRFARRFGLRHALRTAVAVVATQLLVAFLALPQGYWAVVTAVIVMQANLGGSIRAAWTRLAGTAVGAALGAAASHFGGQTVTAAGLAVFATLAVCAAIPKLRESSRVAGITAVIVILAGHPDMPALELGFDRFLEIAVGIVTALVTSVVVFPSRASRALSHGLAKLFEDVASLFAVVVEGRIREDYPERHVFALKDRILRTLARCRELRLEADAESRDRGESALRAMLLFRGERLFEHVLGMDHVAAEWRGKGLHRHLPEEMADLEHAGAEVLTKLAAHLRGDAPLPDVDALDAAVAKARDKLADMRRDRAPAAYDLSEVMHFFSFMHGMLACAADARETVARIRAME, encoded by the coding sequence ATGATCAGCTTTTCCGACATTGCCGGCCGCCTCGGCCGTTTCGCCAGACGTTTCGGCTTGCGCCACGCCCTGCGCACGGCCGTGGCCGTGGTGGCCACCCAACTGCTTGTCGCCTTTCTCGCCCTGCCCCAGGGCTACTGGGCCGTGGTCACGGCCGTCATCGTCATGCAGGCCAATCTCGGCGGCTCCATCCGGGCCGCCTGGACCCGGCTGGCCGGCACGGCCGTGGGCGCGGCCTTGGGCGCGGCGGCCTCCCACTTCGGCGGCCAGACCGTGACCGCCGCCGGCCTTGCCGTCTTCGCCACCCTGGCCGTGTGCGCCGCCATCCCCAAACTGCGGGAAAGCTCGCGCGTGGCCGGCATCACCGCCGTTATCGTCATTTTGGCCGGCCATCCCGACATGCCGGCCCTGGAACTGGGCTTCGACCGGTTCCTGGAAATCGCCGTGGGCATCGTCACGGCGCTGGTGACCTCGGTGGTCGTGTTCCCCTCCCGGGCCAGCCGGGCGCTGTCCCATGGCCTGGCCAAGCTCTTCGAGGACGTGGCCTCTCTTTTCGCCGTGGTGGTGGAAGGCCGCATCCGCGAGGACTACCCCGAACGCCATGTGTTCGCCTTAAAGGACCGAATCCTGCGCACCCTGGCCCGCTGCCGGGAACTGCGCCTGGAAGCCGACGCCGAAAGCCGCGACCGGGGCGAAAGCGCCCTGCGGGCCATGCTGCTTTTTCGCGGCGAACGGCTCTTCGAACACGTGCTGGGCATGGACCACGTGGCCGCCGAATGGCGCGGCAAGGGGCTGCACCGCCATTTGCCCGAGGAAATGGCCGATCTGGAACACGCCGGAGCCGAGGTGCTGACGAAGCTCGCCGCCCACCTGCGCGGCGACGCGCCCCTGCCCGACGTGGACGCCCTGGACGCCGCCGTGGCCAAGGCCCGGGATAAACTCGCCGACATGCGCCGCGACCGCGCCCCGGCCGCCTACGATTTAAGCGAAGTCATGCACTTCTTCAGCTTCATGCACGGCATGCTCGCCTGCGCCGCCGACGCCCGCGAAACCGTCGCCCGCATCCGGGCCATGGAATAA
- a CDS encoding response regulator yields MHTYGPCPRIRHGTSHRPPRLLLVDDNRDNLTLIRLYLESDHYSIDEAENGDEAVARFAAAPYDLILMDLEMPVVDGYEATRRIRELERQRGAGPTPILALTAHALDEHRLRCQQAGFTDFLAKPVRKAAVLRTLLHYLGPEGESAEPTTPRPHDADAPNPGRLAALLPLFFDLASQTLDAAHAALDQGDLDQARRQGHKLKGSAGSYGFPELAKAAAALERAADAGNTNAAAAARDWAAALLAKARLDWPV; encoded by the coding sequence TTGCACACTTACGGCCCCTGTCCCCGGATACGCCATGGAACCAGCCACCGCCCCCCTCGCCTGCTGCTTGTCGACGACAATCGCGACAATCTGACCCTGATCCGCCTCTACCTGGAAAGCGACCACTATAGCATCGACGAGGCCGAAAACGGGGACGAGGCCGTGGCACGTTTCGCCGCCGCGCCCTACGATCTGATCCTCATGGATCTGGAAATGCCCGTGGTGGACGGCTACGAAGCCACCCGGCGCATCCGGGAACTGGAACGGCAGCGCGGGGCAGGTCCCACGCCCATTTTGGCGCTGACCGCCCACGCCCTGGATGAGCACCGGCTGCGCTGCCAGCAGGCCGGATTCACCGATTTTCTGGCCAAGCCCGTACGCAAGGCGGCCGTGCTGCGCACCCTGCTCCACTATCTCGGGCCGGAAGGCGAGTCCGCCGAACCGACCACGCCCCGGCCCCACGACGCCGACGCCCCAAACCCTGGCCGACTGGCCGCCCTGCTGCCCCTCTTTTTCGACCTGGCCAGCCAGACCCTGGACGCGGCCCACGCCGCCCTGGACCAGGGCGACCTGGATCAGGCCCGCCGCCAGGGCCACAAGCTCAAGGGGTCGGCCGGCTCTTACGGCTTCCCCGAACTGGCCAAGGCCGCCGCCGCCCTGGAACGAGCGGCCGACGCCGGCAACACCAACGCCGCCGCCGCCGCCCGGGACTGGGCCGCCGCCCTTTTGGCCAAGGCCCGCCTGGACTGGCCGGTGTAA
- a CDS encoding lipoate--protein ligase: MRAILLETTDPAVNLATEEWLLKNATTDVFMLWRNAPAVIVGRNQNTRAQIDEAFVRERGIPVVRRLSGGGAVFHDLGNVNFTFISLGGGAMDFRGFTAPILAAVAALGVACAFEGRNDLTIEGQKFSGNAQHVWRDRVLHHGTLLFDADVSHLAGALRVDPEKYRDKAVKSVAKRVTNIAAHLPAPMAVTDFMGHVMGHVCPGAAPGDLALAPDEAAGAASLAESRYRTYDWNFGASPAYGFTRTRRTPGGLIEAHLDVKGGVILAARLLGDYFGRRDVAELEAALAGCRHDRDALAECLGGVELGEYLLGVGVEELVECLF; this comes from the coding sequence GTGCGCGCCATTTTGCTTGAGACCACCGATCCGGCCGTGAATCTCGCCACCGAGGAGTGGCTGCTCAAAAACGCCACTACCGACGTGTTCATGCTGTGGCGCAACGCCCCGGCCGTCATTGTCGGGCGCAACCAAAACACCCGCGCCCAGATCGACGAAGCCTTCGTGCGGGAGCGGGGCATCCCGGTGGTGCGCCGTTTAAGCGGCGGCGGCGCGGTCTTCCATGATCTGGGCAACGTCAATTTCACGTTTATCAGCCTCGGCGGCGGAGCCATGGACTTTAGGGGCTTCACCGCCCCGATTCTGGCGGCGGTGGCGGCCCTGGGCGTAGCGTGCGCTTTCGAGGGCCGAAACGACCTGACCATCGAGGGCCAAAAATTCTCCGGCAACGCCCAGCACGTCTGGCGCGACCGGGTGCTGCACCACGGCACGCTGCTCTTTGACGCCGACGTCTCCCATCTGGCCGGAGCGCTTCGGGTCGATCCCGAAAAATACCGCGACAAGGCCGTCAAAAGCGTGGCCAAGCGCGTCACCAACATCGCCGCCCACCTGCCCGCACCCATGGCCGTGACCGACTTCATGGGCCACGTCATGGGGCATGTCTGCCCGGGCGCGGCCCCGGGCGACTTGGCGCTGGCCCCGGACGAGGCCGCCGGCGCGGCCTCCCTGGCCGAGAGCCGCTACCGGACCTACGACTGGAATTTCGGGGCCTCGCCGGCCTACGGCTTCACCCGGACGCGCCGCACGCCCGGCGGGCTCATCGAGGCCCATCTGGACGTCAAAGGCGGCGTCATCCTTGCGGCGCGGCTTCTGGGCGACTATTTCGGCCGGCGCGACGTGGCCGAGCTGGAAGCGGCGCTGGCCGGCTGCCGCCACGACCGCGACGCCCTGGCCGAGTGCTTGGGCGGGGTGGAGCTGGGCGAGTATCTGCTGGGCGTGGGCGTGGAGGAGTTGGTGGAGTGTTTGTTTTAG
- a CDS encoding response regulator transcription factor gives MKSVLVVDDDPSIRALIRLYLESAGYAVIEAADGKRAMAALDGQPVDLVILDIFMPEMDGLEVLQVLRGHCQTCRVMAISGGSAKIGMDLLGHATIFGADAVLEKPFGEATLLDKVTALIGPAAD, from the coding sequence GTGAAATCCGTATTGGTCGTGGACGACGATCCCAGCATTCGTGCCCTGATCCGGCTCTATCTGGAGAGCGCCGGTTATGCCGTCATTGAGGCGGCCGACGGCAAGCGGGCCATGGCCGCCCTGGACGGGCAGCCGGTGGATCTGGTGATTCTCGACATCTTCATGCCGGAGATGGACGGGCTGGAAGTGTTGCAGGTGTTGCGGGGCCACTGCCAGACCTGCCGGGTGATGGCCATTTCCGGCGGTTCGGCCAAGATCGGCATGGATTTGCTGGGCCACGCCACCATTTTCGGGGCCGACGCGGTGCTCGAAAAACCCTTTGGCGAAGCCACCCTGCTGGATAAGGTGACCGCCCTTATCGGCCCCGCCGCCGACTGA
- a CDS encoding M24 family metallopeptidase, translating to MTATATSGCPVFAGRRDRLRAALAAMGHDALLVSHAANRFYLSGFELHDPQCNESAGYVVVTADGDDYLFTDARYRDAALRLWPEKNLCIYGAGRYAAIADFLKARGVTRLGFEPAGLSFDVHGRLSALLPLTPVALAVEPLRLRKDAAEIARMRRSAAINHGVMASLPDILLPGRTEAQAAWEIEKRFRELGASELAFAPIVAVDANAALPHAIPGETVIADGCLVLVDVGGRADDYCSDQTRTVWVGSKPPARFTEMLARVQAAQAAVLERIGPGMACREAYALAREVFAREGVAERFTHSLGHGIGLETHEGPSLNPSAESVLEPGMVVTVEPGLYYPEWGGARWEHMALITETGRDIL from the coding sequence ATGACCGCCACCGCCACAAGCGGCTGCCCCGTTTTCGCCGGCCGCCGCGACCGCTTGCGCGCCGCCCTGGCCGCCATGGGCCACGACGCCCTGCTCGTGTCCCACGCCGCCAACCGTTTCTATTTAAGCGGCTTCGAACTCCACGACCCCCAGTGCAACGAGAGCGCCGGCTATGTCGTTGTCACGGCCGACGGCGACGACTATCTCTTCACCGACGCCCGCTACCGCGACGCCGCCCTGCGCCTGTGGCCGGAAAAAAACCTCTGCATCTACGGGGCCGGGCGCTACGCCGCCATCGCCGATTTCCTCAAGGCCCGAGGGGTGACGCGCCTGGGGTTCGAGCCGGCCGGCCTGTCCTTCGACGTCCACGGCCGGCTGTCCGCGCTTCTGCCCCTAACGCCCGTGGCCCTGGCCGTGGAGCCGCTGCGCCTGCGCAAGGACGCCGCCGAGATCGCCCGGATGCGCCGCTCGGCCGCCATCAACCACGGCGTCATGGCCAGCCTGCCGGACATTCTCCTGCCCGGGCGCACCGAGGCCCAGGCCGCCTGGGAGATCGAAAAACGCTTCCGCGAGCTCGGGGCCTCCGAACTGGCCTTTGCCCCCATCGTGGCCGTTGACGCCAACGCCGCCCTGCCCCACGCCATTCCCGGGGAGACCGTCATCGCCGACGGCTGCCTGGTCCTGGTGGACGTGGGCGGCCGGGCCGACGACTACTGCTCGGACCAGACCCGCACCGTCTGGGTGGGAAGCAAGCCCCCGGCGCGCTTCACCGAGATGCTCGCCCGCGTCCAGGCCGCCCAGGCCGCCGTGCTGGAGCGCATCGGCCCGGGCATGGCCTGCCGCGAGGCCTACGCCCTGGCCCGGGAGGTCTTTGCCCGGGAAGGCGTGGCCGAACGCTTCACCCATTCCCTGGGCCACGGCATCGGCCTGGAGACCCACGAAGGCCCAAGCCTCAACCCCTCGGCCGAGAGCGTGCTGGAACCGGGCATGGTCGTCACCGTGGAGCCGGGCCTGTACTATCCCGAATGGGGCGGCGCGCGTTGGGAACACATGGCCCTTATCACCGAAACCGGACGCGACATCCTGTGA
- a CDS encoding RNA recognition motif domain-containing protein: MSKNIYVGNLPFRTTEESVRDLFGRYGPVQSVKLISDRETGKPRGFGFVEMDDDAAADEAIRALDGAEFEGRSLKVNEAKPRAPRPPRRPAW; encoded by the coding sequence ATGTCCAAAAACATCTATGTTGGCAACCTGCCCTTCCGCACCACCGAGGAAAGCGTCCGTGACCTGTTTGGCCGTTACGGCCCCGTCCAGTCCGTCAAACTGATTTCCGACCGCGAGACCGGCAAACCGCGCGGCTTCGGATTCGTGGAGATGGACGACGACGCCGCCGCTGACGAAGCCATCCGGGCCCTGGACGGCGCCGAGTTCGAAGGCCGTAGCCTCAAGGTCAACGAGGCCAAGCCCCGCGCTCCGCGTCCCCCCCGCCGCCCGGCCTGGTAA